The sequence below is a genomic window from Vespula pensylvanica isolate Volc-1 chromosome 1, ASM1446617v1, whole genome shotgun sequence.
ACTGGCAAAACTTCAGGCGCTTTTATCTCTATGTAATGACAGAAtccgttaaaaatataatactgaAACACAAACATGTACTCCTTTCGGAAGAAGTAAAACAAAGATATTCGCTTAACGAGCGAGACATTATTTCTGCTGCTACGTTACCCGAACTCGATGAAGCCTATACGAGAAGGGTaagatctcttctttttgctgATGCTGTTCTTTTAGTGAAGTAAAAGAGCGTTGTTACGTCTGTAcgacttacttacttacttacttacttacatactttcttacttatatacttacttGCTTGTCctccatattttcttttttcataggTACATCAATTTAGGTCCGTGCAAGAAATGTACAAATGGTCCAGTTCCATAAACTATCTTGACAACATCTATACACCAATGGTGTTTATTAATTCTGTAGATGATCCTATTGTACCGGATTCTTTATTAAAGCCTATAAAAGAATATGCTGGTAAGTTTAGAaaactataattaattaaatataaatcgctTAATATAATCAGctgatttgaaatattaattcgaaaaatagcaaaaaaagTTCGATTACATTGTATGTTGTATATTGTAGCAACTCATCCAAACACCTTGTACGTTGAATTATCACACGGAGGTCATTTAGGTTTCTACGAAGGTGGTCTTCTTTATCCAAATCCCATAACATGGCTGGATCGTACTTTAGTTTCACTCGTAGGATCACTCACGTTAGCACACGCGGATAAGGCTTTGAAAACCTCTTAACGACATtatatttctacatatatattaataataataataataataataatagtaataataataataataataataataataatagtaataataatttcttcgcGCGCGCGAGTATACTGTACGACGTCAGTTTGTGCATTTACGatcttattataataacagtCTTGTTACACGATTGTATTTGATCATAGAATGGATTTGAACCTACTATATTGAATGATCGCATCATTTAAGCGATAACTGACTGAAAATAATCTATGTAACATCATCTTCTACATCCTTCGTAGTaaattagtataaaaaaagtgtaagttaataatattattttgttaacgtaatgtgtgagagagagagagagagagagagagagagagagagagagagagagagagagagcgcgaaagcgagagagcgagagaaagaaagagagaaaaagaaaagtattaataGTTAACGTTATTAAGGTCCATGTCGATCTTATTTACGTGGCTGACCATTTCAATTGTACAAAACTTTAAGACTATGAGTATTTAGTATTGGcatttataagaaaacaaaatagcATTGTACTCTCGTGCTCACTAATCATATGTTCATCGATGACGTTTCAATTAGATTATCAAAATCATTCAAAATCCTAATATTTTCCTCAGGGATTTTTGAGagggtaatttttttttcttttttctttttttttttttcttgtacacGAATATACAATGGAAATTAATCATTCgtcacaattattattttatgcaagtattataaatagaaagtCGACGTGACACAGAGTATTTTTTACACGGATTGCTCaagtaatacttttatatataataaaagttgggagaagaaaaatttggtCCGTACGCGTGTAGAGATTCGTCATGGTTATAACTTACATTGCCTATAAACTCCATGTGCAtcatttattttgcttttatacATTACGTACGACTGTGGTAGTTCCATGTCACATGTCATCTCTTTCGCATCAAAAATTATCACAATTTAGGATTAAATGACATTGTTAAAATTACTCGaattaagtaatattttcacaacatatcttttcgatcttttataTGTGTAATCATTTAAGACTAAATATTTAAAGTTACCTGACCGTTTGTCACTTAGAAGCatatcgaatcgttcgacGTGCTTGTTTGAcataacgataacaaaaaatgcCAATTACTATATATAGGATACAAAATCTATTTCAGAGActtaattcgaaaaaatatatatttagattttctttcgttctatcatttttctctGTTCAAAATTAATCGCACgacgtatttataataatgttttataagtGGTTTACATCAAatgtcatttaatttaattgcatatgacaagaaaataattagaatctgTATAATCCTTATGATTCTCAAATATTgcattagaatatatttattttcgtttagtcattataacaaaattgaaGACATGTGAAATGTGACAAGTGAACAAATCGATGTATATCGATTTACTTTGATAcagttaaattatattttttaaatatacacacacacacacacacatatatatatatacacacacagagtgagttttttaaattgagacgaaaaatttgaaaattatttatttttgaattggtggatattttcaagatttaatttatttcaaggtttattttatagttaaatttattaacagaAATAATCTACTAcatattaatcaatattttattaagtgTATTAACaagtataatgaaaataagtgCCATCGTgttgaatatttattgaaataatatttgtctGAAAAGGACTGCCTGTTCTATCTGCCCTATGTTTCTTGTCTAAACTTCTTGTAAAAAGTAAAGACTGGATAAACAGATATTGCACATAAAAgttatttgtctttttatataaaataagatactgttacaaaaattataggttctcatttaaaaagaaaagtttatcttgaaataatttcgaagacGTCCACCGGGTCAAAATAACTAATGCTGTTGTTTGCCCTTCGAAACCAAACAACTTttgtttcaaattttcatttcaaaaatgtgttatttttgaaatttgtaaatctcaattttaaaaaattcactcGATATATACTTCACAAATATGTTTGATAtgttatatgtacgtaagttaatttattaacttcatttgaaaaaaatatatatatatataatttattattttcatcttaaaCGTAGAATACATTTTTGAGTAATTCTTAACAGTTAACTtttgtatatagaaaataagagacaATAAAATTGGGATATTTTTCGCAAGATACAGCGTATCGGCTGTGTAAGTTTatctaaatcattttttataaatggcAATATTTTTTAGcgaaaagaaagtaacaaggtaaaaacaaaaaaaaataaaatttctttcagtcgaaaatttctaatctatatacatacgatatatatatataggcctaagttttctaaatataatatatcatttataaaaaaatttgtatgtgcgaattaaaatacaatagaTATTTCAGCATCAGCTGACGatgtatagataaaaaaaaagatgtataaCTCTATATAAATTGTGTTTATAGTTTCACCTCTTACAATAGTATGTATTCTTGTACATACAATGTATCCCTTTATGTAAGTAGTGAGAATTACAAGTTCCTGTTGCAACAAAACATATCGAGAAGAATtcaataatagaataattaataaaaataggaaGATGAAAGATGATATTTATGAAGTGATTGATCTatgaaatgaattaattatcaaacatttttatttcaaagatcAATTGTTCCTGTTgtgttaatattttcatatacaaattaatttactataaaattaataatttttaatagaataattttaaacaaatattaaaatacggTTGTATTGCACAATATATAAGACCGATCGTACATTGAAATTCATATATTAGATGAAAAGTGAAATTTGATATGGATTGTAAATAGAGCGGTTttgcaaaaattatttattaaatatatatatatatatatatatatgtatattattttattaatttataacgtaCAGTAATGTAcgataaatctttatttaagatatatgaatattaaaaatatttatttattcaagcAAATGTGTAACAAGGTAGGAACctgtattttgtaataaattttctttcgtctcccttctctttcaatctttttattctatatccCGCATTTATTACAGTCTCCCTGACAAATTAACTACGTATACACACGCGTTAGACGCAGAGAAAGCTTTCTAAAAATAACACAAGGGGACACTTCGATCAGCCCTGACATCGAATTAAAAcaatttggaataaaaatcttctctttctttctctacctttctttttctacaaaattattaaacaaaaaaaaaacaacatatAATAGATTGTTTCAATTATTAAGTtttgttcattaaaattttactttacgaatatataaatgattaatataaatttttctaaaattattataatgctctaaataattttaaaattataatgaatatatctaatttttcttttttttttttcctttatgtatatgtatttttgcTTAAGATTATTCAGTGTAAagaattacgaataaaaaaagggacacATGTTGTACCTTATATTTGGATTGTGTAGATTGCTATAATAGGTCGTCATGATACGAACACTTGAGTCAGTAGACCGTGAACAGCCGAGGCGATCGGTGATCACAAAGATCATGCAGATTTAAGAAGTTAGTTTCTTTGATCTAACTacgttcattatatatatacgatcggAATTTAaactgtaatataaataaataataaaaattttaatgatattttaagtgataaattaaataattatcgtaatcATGAATGGATTAATCGTTTCGGTAATagtgattttttgttttttgtataCTGCAAATTCGATTCCTTATGATTATTGGACAGCACGAGCTCAAATATTAACCAGTGAACAAAAATCTATGCTTGGCGGTCAACTTGATTTTAAACATGATGAACGAATTGCTAATGATTTTCTAATGACGAGGAAACGTGCCGAATTTGAAAATGGTTTGTTtgttatcttatatatttttttcctaacattaattttatttacttacaaaTCTGataaacgataatgataatcgtGGATAGAtgtattatttagaaaaatatatttttcatttaataaatataatcatcgAGTCAAACTTTTattctcgataataaaaagagataataaactTTGTTCGAGTATCATTTTTCTAAGTACAGGTATAACTAACATAATAGATATTACATAACAATTATGATTAGCAAAAATGTATATCATATCTTGaaagatataatatcgattattaaatttaatttatatttcaatataaatacataaaataaataatatgaaaatgtaatattttcgaatgattAAAGCATATGACAGATATTGTCAATGCAGAAAGAGGTATATACTTTAATAGAATTGATATTCATTCTTAATATCACACATTTGTTATCATTCAAGTATTAATAGTCAGGtgttaaaaatgaatgagatATTACGTTAGATAAACaaactttaagaaaaaaacagaaaagaaagaaaagagaaagatagtataCAAATTTGTTACAGCCTTTAAAAACTCGAGTCTCTTTCTACCTGGACGTAATTTCTTAGAGGCAAGAACGGACATAAAAAATTCAgaagtttataaaattattcgaacgatGCCGAAAGGTGCTGTCCTTCATGCACACGACACAGCACTCGTCTCAGCCGATTGGATTTTCTGGAACGTAACGTTCCGACCGAATCTCTACGTTTGTGAATCATCGAAAGGTCTGCTTCAATtacgatttttcgaaaaaccGGACGATAATTGTCCGTGGAAACTTTTGAGCGATCttagaaagaacaaaagtaTCGTCGATACGATTAATTCAAagatttataaacaaatgacTATGCTAACAAAAAATCCTGAAGTGGATTATAAAGATGTCGATAAAGCTTGGTCGAAGTTCATTCAAATATTTGCGTTTATCACGCCAATGCTTACTTATAAACCTGTTTACGAGGACCACTATTACGAAGCCTTGAAAGATCTTTACATGGATAATATCATGTACATTGAAATTCGTAGCACCCTTCCGAATTTATACGAGCTCAATGGCACCGTCTACTCGTCTCTCGAGACTGCAATGGTTTATAAAAAGACTACGGAAAggttaatatcataaaaacgTTCTGAGAAGatcgtatgttttttttttctgttttgtattttttttttcttttttgtattttttttctcttgtcgaCAGATTTATGTCAGACTATCCAAACTTTGTTGGTGCCAAATTGATATATGCCCCATCTCGTAAAgtagatgaaaagaaattcgacgaATATTTAACGATACTTAAagctttgaaagaaaaatatcccaCATTCTTAGCTGGATTCGATTTAGTTGGACAAGAAGATAAAGGACAACCATTAATCGTATTCGCCAATAAATTAAGGAAtctcgatccatcgatcgattattttttccatGCTGGTGAAACTGATTGGTATGGTTCAAGTACCGATGAAAATCTTATCGATGCAGTTCTATTAGGTGCCAAACGTATTGGGCATGGGTAAGCAAAAGAATTTCTGTTGCTATCATATAAATAAGAGATTTGATATCAATGACTATGCTAATAGATTTCATTACCTTGTCGATATATAAATCCATTTATTTCTACGTATCATTGAACTAACGAGTATCCTTTCACTTTACTCAACATAATAACGCATGCAACTTTAAATCGTACTGGTGTTTTAACGATCACGACCACAAAATGCTTCCAAATTCTTTCATCTTATTAAATAGATTTACTATTAAATACAGCACCTAATCGAATCTGTTCGTATATACGTTCGATGATCTATATTGATATATGATTTCAatttactttgaaaatatattaaaatatatcaatattcttggtagtattgatattattattattattattattattattattattattattattattattattattattactattattattattattattattattattattattattattactattattattattattatactccTACCACGTATGtataatcgtatatatctatatagatatgcTTTAACGAAACATCCACTGGTAATGGAAATAATGAAGCAACGTGGCATCGCCGTCGAGGTCAATCCTATTTCTAATCAAGTGTTGAGCTTGGTAAAGGATTTGAGAAATCATCCGGCGGCTTATTTATTTGCCAAAAATTTTCCTGTTGTCGTTTCGAACGATGATCCTGGACTTTGGGGTAGCAAAGCTCTAAGTTACGATTTTTATCTAGCTTTCATGGGAATCATGTCGCAGAATTCTGATTTGAGGGCTCTAAAGCAGCTGGCTCTTAATTCTATTATGTATAGTAATATGGATGTTGAACAGAAAAATAATGCTTTGAtagtttggaaaaaaaaatggtgcGATTTTATAGAACAATTAGTTAACTCGTCTCAAGCACAACAAATTTAACACATTCGAATAGACGACCTagtcgtttaattaatttttgtcctGCCTATCACGGATGAGATATTagtcatttattataattcttattatttactcGGTATTTTCTCGTCAAGAATATGCGTTTTACACATCGCGTTTTgcttatatgttttatataataaagttcTTCCTCTATTATAGTTATAATCTATTTTCAAAAAGTGAATCTTCAAAGCAAAATGAATGGAAAAGGtactttaaaattattaacacaCTTTAAATATTCCGAACTTTGAAACAtccttaattaattaacacttAAAAATTATCTAGAAACTGCTCTAATCTCGCGTGTATTCGATtcaattatcgatttaaaactagaagaaagaaaataatgcataaaaaatgataaataaataaaacagttTTAAGGAAATTAATGCAAACTAAATGAAATTtcgttttagttttctttttgtttctttttcgttttctctctataattatagatatttttaaaacataattACGTACTCTAATATTAcgtatgataatatttatatactttagaTTTATTTCTGACACGAACAAtcaaaatagaagaaatacgaTATCgcacctttctttctttctttgaaacgaaaaaagccATTTTCGActcatttctttaaaattatactttattataattgttgcAACGAAGAATGTGCGGACTCATTTAGTATGCAATtatagttaataaataattcaaggATAGATCTAAcgtaaatgatataaatcatCTATTATCGATAATCAGAATCAAAGTTTctcaatgataaaatttttatagaaacggtttgcaagaaaaatgttctaaagaaagaatttacaTAAAACTTATATAATAGGATCGATATACATCTATcgtatttcttcgtttccttttttctttatagaattttttctctatttcataACGGCGTTTTATAAACGAGacaatattgttttataattaaattactcTACGTAAGCGATTACGATTACAATACGTTAAATCGATGCAGTTTGAAGAATATTAAACGACGAATAAGATGTTTTAAGTATCTGTGGAAAAGTAGCCTTTTGTTTTTGTGATAACTACAatttaaaaacagaaaagaaatattactcACCCATGTAAAAGCGTCAAGATTGAGAGAAAATATCCGATGATAAGATAATGTCAATTCTTTCTGACTGATCCTAATCAAGAACTGTAGGTTTCGACGATCACTCTGCGTAGACATTACCCAATCGCTATTATAAATAGCATCGGCGACTTCTTTGCcctacgtataaaaataagttaaataaacatattctCAATCAGATAATTATTTCTGTCAAAGATGTACCTTTAATCGAAGCTCATTGCCGTACCAACagtaacaaaaaatttgaaaCATTATACAACCAGTATATAAAACATAGGAACAAAACTCTACGGTAAGAggatttttctaaaaaatgtagatgtatatataaaagtttaagtAAGGTTATATGTACTAAAAAGTTGcgtcaataaatataaaaaaaaaaaaaaaaactaaccTTCGACATTTGAAAGATGGTAGTACAAAGTGTAACTAAgctgaaaaataataaaaaggctACCGTCCAAATGAACAAATATTCGATTCTTCTTACGAGATCGTGAATAAATACGTGATGTCTAACACAtgcttttatttcgttcgaattacCTTCTCGAATAGTTTGCATGCAACGTTCGCAGAGAATATCTATTTGTCCACAAACATGAAGGGTCAAACCGTATACGAGAGAATCGAGGGATACGTTGAGAAGTATACCGTAAATAATAGACGCTGCATGAATCAAATATGTTGCCAAATAAGCATGTAATCCTTCAATAGAATACGGTACGTAAGCTCTGCAGGGTAAAGGTCTGGTAGAACGATGTAATTCCATGATAGGAGCAGTTATGAGTGCTACTGCGGTCGATTGGCACAAAGTCATGAAGCTAAGAGTGCACCATTTAGCTATCATAGATacatttgaattattaattttatatttttgtatttttatttatttattttccatttatttatttaattcttttttttttatacgtcagatatatacatcgacattattatttatctgatATATTCCGTACCCCTGCGACTATAATTTTCCAATATCTTCGCTTCCGTTAAATTTCTCGgacgatatattttctcaCGTAAGAGATTCAAtagaatcaataatttttcctttctcaaaagaaaattaagacaTTTGAAACACAACGCGACATACGTGAATATCATGAAAAGACTCTCCGTAACGTCCTCGAGATTCTCGTGGGAaactattacttttataaattgaaCTAAAGtgaagtaaaatattatcgttattaccaTTGATCtgtgaaaaagataaagaaggaaaatataataatctgtAAGAAAGTTTATGATGCGTATATAATACAGCATGGACCAAAAGTTCCTAAATGCCGATAAAATTAACCTAAAAAGACACAAAAAGTAATTGATTGTTAAGATCACTTAGAAACTTTTAATCCACTCTCTACAACAaacattataaattcatttattaaataatttattaatgtagACCACACATCGATACCCATGAAGAAGACTAacgaaacgtttgaaaatgtGTAtgtcctcttcctctctccaaATTCCACAAAAACTAAGAATTTTAAAATTCACCGGTAAAAtgtccatctctctctctctctctctctctctctctctctttctctctctctctctctctctctctctctctctctctctctctctctctctctctttcccgctcttcttttcttcctcttttcgcATACGATCTATACGCGACTCCAAgtactttattatatactctgagaaagaaagaaaggaaaaaagaaaaatagaatttgcAAGCACATGATAACATAACATTCTAGCGAGAGGAATTCactattttacttatttaataatagaaaaccACGTACGATACATAATAGTACGTTAAGATCACCGTTATTAGAAAACATCCCGTTTTTTCTCATccctataaatatttttttccccgaTTTATGTCGTTtgtatcattaaattattcgatagtAAGTTCATCGTAATAACTGGTTTAAGCTAGATATCTATTACAGGCTTTATTCCaatatatcgatttacaaCAATCGATTCTCATAGTTTTTACATGaaagacatttttctttacaagTTATCGATGTATACATGATCCGATTGTTATGAAAATGTTCTAAGtcagatatttttcattttgagatattttgatatttaaatatgaattatttaaaaatattatttttataatgaaataaagaaaaagagtaaattcgtttattattgagaaaaataattcttttgtgtatgtatctaataTGGAAATTTTAAGAATAGCATGCAAGACAAAATGTCtcttcaaaatatttcaaataacacACCATTTTCATAATCACCGGCTCGTATCTATTTAACTGTTGATATATTTTGTTCGgtgaaacaacaaaaaaattaaaaattgtttacgaTCGTGCAGGACATAATTTGTAAatagaatttgaaaatatatagtttatcCAATGAAAAACGAATATTTGTCAATGACTTTCTCCGATTGGTTGATTTCATAATTGAGAATTAAAGAGACATCTGGTGTGTATTGACGTATTAGAAAAGCAAGTGTGTCCTACAATTTTGTGTCAATATCTAACGTGTTACCTCGGTCATTTG
It includes:
- the LOC122637230 gene encoding adenosine deaminase 2-like; the protein is MNGLIVSVIVIFCFLYTANSIPYDYWTARAQILTSEQKSMLGGQLDFKHDERIANDFLMTRKRAEFENAFKNSSLFLPGRNFLEARTDIKNSEVYKIIRTMPKGAVLHAHDTALVSADWIFWNVTFRPNLYVCESSKGLLQLRFFEKPDDNCPWKLLSDLRKNKSIVDTINSKIYKQMTMLTKNPEVDYKDVDKAWSKFIQIFAFITPMLTYKPVYEDHYYEALKDLYMDNIMYIEIRSTLPNLYELNGTVYSSLETAMVYKKTTERFMSDYPNFVGAKLIYAPSRKVDEKKFDEYLTILKALKEKYPTFLAGFDLVGQEDKGQPLIVFANKLRNLDPSIDYFFHAGETDWYGSSTDENLIDAVLLGAKRIGHGYALTKHPLVMEIMKQRGIAVEVNPISNQVLSLVKDLRNHPAAYLFAKNFPVVVSNDDPGLWGSKALSYDFYLAFMGIMSQNSDLRALKQLALNSIMYSNMDVEQKNNALIVWKKKWCDFIEQLVNSSQAQQI
- the LOC122637274 gene encoding odorant receptor 46a-like, with product MLYYIRIINFLTDYYIFLLYLFHRSMVITIIFYFTLVQFIKVIVSHENLEDVTESLFMIFTYVALCFKCLNFLLRKEKLLILLNLLREKIYRPRNLTEAKILENYSRRAKWCTLSFMTLCQSTAVALITAPIMELHRSTRPLPCRAYVPYSIEGLHAYLATYLIHAASIIYGILLNVSLDSLVYGLTLHVCGQIDILCERCMQTIREGNSNEIKACVRHHVFIHDLVRRIEYLFIWTVAFLLFFSLVTLCTTIFQMSKKNPLTVEFCSYVLYTGCIMFQIFCYCWYGNELRLKGKEVADAIYNSDWVMSTQSDRRNLQFLIRISQKELTLSYHRIFSLNLDAFTWILKTSYSSFNILQTASI